A stretch of Calditrichota bacterium DNA encodes these proteins:
- a CDS encoding restriction endonuclease: VIITGLNEAFVITAEQRQRLIDKDPKSAEIIVPFVKGDDVRKWRVNYRDRYLILTKIGVEIGEYPLVYDHLKKHQEKLERRQDQGNFWWELRACDYYDEFAKPKIVWPDIAKESRFALDKNGYFYGNTVYFSPVDCYYLLGLLNSKPVWQYLLRHTAVLGDPDKGGRVRHFRQYMVTIPTSANGNKEAIMNLAERAVMLKDKITTSLGLAERRRLEAQLLEVEREIDRAVYNLYGLTEKEIAIVEGRS; encoded by the coding sequence GTCATCATAACCGGGCTTAATGAAGCTTTCGTCATCACCGCCGAACAGCGCCAGCGTCTTATCGACAAGGACCCCAAGTCCGCCGAGATCATCGTCCCCTTCGTCAAAGGCGATGATGTGCGGAAATGGCGTGTGAACTATCGGGATAGATACTTGATCCTGACCAAAATCGGCGTCGAAATTGGGGAATACCCCTTGGTCTACGATCACCTCAAAAAGCATCAAGAGAAACTTGAAAGAAGACAGGATCAGGGGAATTTCTGGTGGGAATTAAGGGCGTGCGATTATTACGATGAATTCGCCAAGCCGAAGATTGTCTGGCCGGATATTGCGAAGGAGAGCCGGTTTGCCTTAGACAAAAATGGATATTTTTATGGCAATACGGTGTATTTTAGCCCGGTGGATTGCTACTATTTGCTTGGCTTGTTGAATTCCAAGCCTGTGTGGCAGTATCTTCTAAGGCATACCGCTGTCCTCGGCGATCCGGATAAGGGAGGGCGGGTTCGGCACTTCCGTCAATATATGGTCACCATACCGACTTCAGCCAACGGCAACAAAGAGGCTATCATGAATCTTGCCGAGAGAGCCGTGATGCTCAAAGACAAGATCACTACCTCCCTCGGCCTTGCCGAGCGCCGCCGCCTCGAGGCGCAACTGCTCGAAGTCGAGCGCGAGATCGACCGAGCTGTCTATAACCTGTATGGCTTGACAGAGAAGGAGATTGCGATTGTGGAGGGGCGCTCGTAG